The Chloracidobacterium sp. genome includes a window with the following:
- the lysA gene encoding diaminopimelate decarboxylase, producing MLFDYVNDRLFFGLNRRVCLAEVVESLEEPCYLYDLRHFTQRYHEFRAAFADLRHTIHYAVKANAHPVFLRRVVELGGGADVVSGGELRRALDCGVPPERIIFSGVGKSQAELRLALASGIKQINVESVGEMRRIIALAEALDRPARVAFRFNPSVNAETHPYIATGFRNHKFGIDAEAVMACLALAEQAAGRVQVVGVSLHIGSQIVDVENFAEALRNTRPLVTALRERGFPLATFDVGGGFGIHYDTGDETRELSNFARYAEVVRRNVQDLADEILFEPGRFLVARCGILLARVEYVKMTPYKTFVIVNTGMHHLIRPALYQARHRILPVVRRPTPVRTVDVVGPLCESSDFLAQGIELPEVWEGDWLAIADAGAYARSMASEYNLHPFPDERFIVE from the coding sequence ATGCTGTTTGACTATGTTAACGACCGGCTTTTTTTTGGTCTCAACCGGCGCGTTTGTCTGGCGGAAGTCGTCGAATCGCTGGAAGAGCCGTGCTACCTCTACGACCTGCGCCACTTTACGCAGCGTTACCACGAGTTTAGGGCGGCGTTTGCCGACCTGCGACATACAATTCACTATGCAGTAAAGGCGAACGCCCATCCGGTTTTCCTACGGCGGGTCGTCGAACTGGGCGGCGGCGCGGATGTCGTGTCGGGCGGCGAGTTGCGGCGGGCGCTCGATTGCGGCGTCCCGCCGGAGCGCATCATCTTTTCGGGCGTCGGCAAGTCGCAGGCGGAACTGCGGCTGGCGCTGGCGTCCGGCATCAAACAAATCAATGTGGAGTCCGTCGGCGAGATGCGCCGCATCATCGCCTTAGCGGAGGCGCTTGACCGACCGGCCCGGGTGGCGTTCCGGTTTAATCCATCCGTGAACGCCGAAACCCATCCCTACATTGCAACCGGCTTTCGGAATCACAAATTCGGCATTGACGCCGAAGCTGTGATGGCGTGCTTGGCGCTGGCCGAGCAGGCCGCCGGCCGAGTGCAAGTCGTCGGCGTGTCTTTGCACATCGGCTCCCAGATCGTTGACGTCGAGAACTTCGCCGAAGCCTTGCGAAACACGCGCCCGTTGGTGACCGCGCTGCGTGAGCGCGGCTTTCCGCTCGCCACGTTCGACGTCGGCGGAGGCTTCGGCATTCACTACGACACCGGGGATGAAACCCGCGAGCTGTCGAACTTTGCGCGCTATGCTGAGGTAGTGCGGCGCAACGTGCAGGACTTAGCGGACGAAATTCTCTTTGAGCCGGGCCGCTTTCTGGTGGCGCGGTGCGGCATCCTGCTGGCCCGCGTGGAGTATGTCAAGATGACGCCCTACAAAACCTTTGTCATTGTCAACACCGGCATGCACCATTTGATTCGGCCGGCGCTCTACCAAGCGCGCCATCGGATTTTGCCGGTGGTGCGTCGTCCGACGCCCGTGCGCACGGTGGATGTGGTCGGGCCGCTGTGCGAGTCGTCCGATTTTTTGGCGCAGGGCATCGAACTGCCGGAAGTGTGGGAAGGCGACTGGCTGGCGATCGCCGACGCCGGCGCTTACGCGCGGAGTATGGCGAGCGAATACAACCTGCATCCCTTCCCTGACGAACGTTTCATCGTAGAATAA